In the genome of Dasypus novemcinctus isolate mDasNov1 chromosome 30, mDasNov1.1.hap2, whole genome shotgun sequence, one region contains:
- the LOC101439642 gene encoding olfactory receptor 7A17-like: MEPENQTRVSEFILLGLSEDTELQSLLFGLFLSMYLVTFSGNLLIILAVILDSHLHTPMYFFLSNLSFTDICFTSTTVPKMLLNFQTESKIIIYESCIIQMYFFTLFGQLDNSLLTVMAFDRFVAICRPLHYTVIMNAQLCGLLLLASWLLSVLISLLHGLMVLRLSFCTDLEIPHFFCEINQVVRLACSDTFLNDIVVYFATGLLGVIPITVILFSYSKNASSILRISTAGGKHKAFSTCGSHLSVMSLFYGTVLGVYLSSAATQNPRASAIASVMYTVVTPMLNPFIYSLRNKDIKQAFKKLRNIISISLKFRKIPMINRGQTLGDLN, translated from the coding sequence ATGGAACCAGAGAACCAAACACGTGTTTCAGAATttatcctcctggggctctcagaagatACAGAGTTGCAATCTCTCCTCTTTGGGCtattcctgtccatgtacctggtcaccttcTCTGGAAACCTGCTTATCATCCTGGCCGTCATCttggactcccacctccacacacccatgtacttcttcctctctaacttgtcttttacagatatctgtttcacctccactactgtcccaaagatgctgttGAACTTCCAGAcagaaagcaaaattataatttatgaaagCTGCATcatccagatgtattttttcacaCTTTTTGGGCAATTAGATAACTCCCTCTTAACTGTGATGGCCTTTGaccgcttcgtggccatctgtcgccccctgcactacacagtcatcatgaacgcCCAGCTCTGTGGCCTCTTGCTGCTggcatcctggttattgagtgttttaatCTCTCTTTTACATGGCTTAATGGTTTTgcgattgtctttttgtacagatttggaaatcccccactttttctgtgaaattaATCAGGTGGTCCgacttgcttgttctgacaccttcctcaatgacatAGTTGTGTATTTTGCAACTGGACTTCTGGGTGTTATTCCAATCACTGtgatccttttctcttactctaagaatgcatcctccattttgagaatttcaacagctGGGGGAAAGCATAAAGctttttctacttgtgggtctcacctctcagtaatgtccttgttttatggtacagttCTTGGGGTGTATCTTAGTTCTGCTGCTACTCAGAACCCAAGGGCAagtgcaatagcctcagtgatgtacacggtggtcactcccatgttgaacccctttatctatagtcttagaaataaggacataaagcaggcctttaaaaagttGAGAAACATTATTTCTATAAgtctcaaatttagaaaaattcccATGATTAACAGAGGTCAAACACTGGGAGATCTAAATTGA